Below is a genomic region from Terriglobales bacterium.
CCTGGGCCACCTGATTGATTCCGCGACCAATAACCATCAGCGCTTCGTGCGTGCGGCGCTCCATGGCCCATTGATCTTCCCCGGCTATGAACAGGATGCGCTCGCCAAACTCCAGCGCTGCAATGATGTCGAGTGGGCGCTGCTGGTGCAGCTGTGGGAGAGCTATAACTTATATCTGGCGCATGTCATGGCAGGTTTGCCGGAATCTGTTGCCAATGTTCCTTGCACGATTGGCAACAATCCGACGGCTACCTTGGGATTTATTGCTGAAGATTACGTTGCCCACCTCAAGCATCACTTGAACCAGATTATCGGACAACGATTTGCGACGGCGTACGGAGTGAAGAAATAGGTTCTTTAACCGCGGAGGCGCAGAGAAAATTTTGACATTCTCTTCACCAGAGAACTAACGCGGTTTCTTTCAATTTTCAAGAGAATCCCTTGAATCTCCGTGGGCGAACAAAACATTTTCGGGGTCCTTCGGCTCGGGTACGCCGTAGCTTAGGATGACAGAATGGAAAGGCGATGAAAAGATCGCGCCGTACTTCACAAATCGAAAATCAGCCCATGCCTAATTTTCTAACATCTCTGTGCATTCGTGGTGAAACAGCCTAGCGGAACAACAAAGATGCGAAATCAGCCAGGTTACGCCGCCACAGCATCCAGACGTGCCCGCCCGGAGTTTCAATGGCGGTATGTTGCACGTCCTTGGATTTGAGCCATGCTCGCAGGCTGCGGTTGAGCGTGATCAGATGGTCATCGGTGCCACAGGCGATCCACAAAAGATGGAGCTGCTGGTTTGCTTTTGCGCCCTTTGCTTCTGAATCGAGGGAGGGAAAGTCCGCCGGAAAATCTTCGGGAATTCCGCCCGAGCTGAAGGCACCAACCCAGGAAAACTTGTCGAGGTTATTCAGGCCCGTCAGCAACGATTCCGAGCCACCCATGGAGAGTCCGGCGATGGCGCGCGCGTTGCGATCTTTCTGCACACGGTACTCGCTCTCAACTCTC
It encodes:
- a CDS encoding DinB family protein, coding for MTFNTIADDLRRTVNEAQGSLQSLSEQETSAHRQPGKWSKKEILGHLIDSATNNHQRFVRAALHGPLIFPGYEQDALAKLQRCNDVEWALLVQLWESYNLYLAHVMAGLPESVANVPCTIGNNPTATLGFIAEDYVAHLKHHLNQIIGQRFATAYGVKK